In Drosophila subpulchrella strain 33 F10 #4 breed RU33 chromosome X, RU_Dsub_v1.1 Primary Assembly, whole genome shotgun sequence, the DNA window aaaaaaaaactacacgcttaaactttttaaaattgacTCTTAAGAAATCCACTTCTTACTGAAAAATGTTTCATTTTTGcttgtaatatttataatacaaaatttaatcTGTTAACTAGTGTCTTTTGGTTTCGTGTTTGTCGAAATTAAAGACACTTTTTTCGATATTATTATAACAATAATATACAACATAATATCTTAagttaaaaacaatttattgcCTTAAAAAAGTGCTGGGCTGAAAAAAAACTACACGCTTaatctttttaaaattgaCTCTTAAGAAATCCACTTTTTACTGAAAAATGTTTCATTTTTGcttgtaatatttataatacaaAATGTAATCTGTTAACTAGTGTCTTTTGGTTTCGTTTTTGTCGAAATTAAAGACACTTTTTTCGATGTTATTATAACAATAATATACAACATAATATCTtatgttaaaaacaatttgttgccttaaaacattatattatctttgttttaaaaaactaGATGAGCCATATATAAACTATAgctattataataaattttttagcACACCATATACCACTGTTATATAACTTTCTTTGGGATCTTAAAATATCCtattactttaaaaatgttcttaacCCATGATCAACACTGACTTTGTAATTTTGTCTATAATTAATGGTAttacatgttttattatcttATTGGATATGAGCACTGCCCCTGACAGTTTGATAATTtacattataataattttatttttaggaaCTACATGATTAATTTAGATTAttgttacaaatattattcatACATATCAAATAACGTTGCTTTAGGCTTTAGGACATTTAGGGAAAATGTTTTCAGCCATGATAAATGCGTTTTTCCAATGGGGGATATCACCATGACTTCTTTACttcttttaaaaacaaaaatttgcttGGCTTGCCCTATTCAAGCTCAATGAAGTGCTTATCTCCAGGGACTCGCACTTTTCCAAAGGGTAACGTATCTCCTCATCTCTTGTTTGCTGTCGCGGGGTTAAAACTTATGCCATCCTGTCATGGGCGTTGGCTGgccttgtgggcgtggcagctcTCTAATTTCATTTACACGCTTTTCAACGAGCTGGCTCCAATCGGGCTCCATTTAAATGTTTGCCTAGGTGCGGCCCCTGCCAGCCGCCCACTCTTAGCCACCCAACCACTCACACAGATACTAAAAGGTAAGTAAGTGGAACTTCCGGAGCTATACCATAATGCCCGGTTCGCATACATCCTTGGGTGCTTTCGCTTTTGAGCTCGCGTTTGCGTTTGCATCTCGCAGATGCCTCGTTGCCATGTAGAACTAATTCCATTAAAGCCGGCTCTAACTTGATTTTCAATTGACTCCTCATTTGCAGTGgtgcggtgggcggtgggtggtgggttgTGGGCTGTGGGCTGTGGATTCGGTGGGTCAGGACGCGCTGTCAGTAATCAACATGTTCAATTGAGCATATCCTGCCGGCTGCAAGACACTGCCATACTGCCATACTATACCAGAGAAATGTGATTACCCGTCGCTATTTTCCACATACATCCGTGCAGTGGCGTAGGCAGAGTTCCACGAATGGAAGGGGGTCCCTTTGGGGTACCTAAAAAAAGTAATTATCTTAAAAATTGCGATATTATATGGAAGTACGCTAATCGCTTATTGTGGATTTTTTTAAacgtataacttttttttctgtgcaaatttttaattgagcttatgcttaaaaaaattgttggaATTaacaagtttttaaaaaacagTGACAAATCAATTAATTAGATTAGAGAAGCTCTTAATTGAATCGATTTAAATCAAAACAAGCATAAGAAAAATAGATTATTTTGTAACCGCGAATTCTAAAGCTTCCAAAACAAGATTGGAAGCATATTTATCCcaagaaaaatgatttcctatgcatattttaaacataacaagaaaggaagttagcttcggcaagccgaagcttatatacccttgcagctataattattaaatttaaaaacacaaaaaatgatattcccaatagtataagataatatgtcaaaaaacaccgaagctataatttgtttcatattattttcctaacaattttccgatcgttcctatggcagctatatgaaatagtcctccgattttgataaaatttaatttgaaattcagaactaaataaaaaatgttatttccaagcgttagaggttatatgttgaaaaacaccgaagctataatttttttcatattatttttccacaaattttccgatcgttcctatggcagatatatgatatagtcgtccgatctcgataaaatttaattcaaaattcaaaattatttaaaaattgttatttccaagcttaggaggttatatgctaaaaaacaccaaagttataattttttttcatttatttgtccgattattcctatgggagccataagatatagttgtccgatccggctggttccgacttatatactacctgcaaaagatataagacttttgggaaagtttcagcccgatagctttaaaactgagagactagtttgcgtagaaacggacggacagacggacagacggacagacggacatggctagatcgactcgtctagtcatgctgatcaagaatatatatactttatggggtcggaaacgtctccttcactgcgttgcaaacttctgactgaaatcaatataccctctgcaagggtataaaaacagatATTTTCAAGGAATAAAATGATTTCCTATGcatattttaaacataaaaacaGATATTTTCAAGGAATATTCTAATTATGAAATAAGTTATTTTATTCagacttaaaataaattgatttgtctttcataatttttaagattatAAAAAGATTCTTTTAACAAGCATTATAGCTATATGACAATACATAAAACTATAATAATCTATATATAAAAACGTactaataaattattttaaataaaaagtttgtacTTTTTTGGAGCCTTTAAAGTAACTGACTGTATCTGGATTTTATCCACCCCCCTCTACTTACGGCACTGCCTCCTCCCGACCAGAAAGAGACGGGGGATGGGGTGTAGAAAGAGACGGCGAACGAGAACACAACAGGATGAAGGTCCAGCGGGCGCCTTTTACGTTTCATTGGATTTTATGCGTTTCACTTAATGCTgatgtttttattattaaattttcttgaattttcaTTTACATTTTCCGGCTTTCTTAGCGCTCGCTCTATCTCCATCCATCCCGCTCGCTCCTGTTTCCGTCTCTGTTTGGTCGTTAGTGTTGTCGCCGATGCTGATGACTCCTCTTCATTTTCACACTTTTCATTCAATTTATTGCATTTCGCAAATTGAGTGTCGCTTTCCTTAGATCTATTCTCCCTCCTGTTTCGTCCTGGCCACATTATCTTGTCCTGTTTTTACACTTTTCTAATTTTCCAAAAGAGAATGCGAAAAATGCCAAAGAAGCACCTAAAAAGGAGGCCAATTTGATTTAGGAATAGGGAATGCTTAAAAAAACAGAGCTACATAAGCAagttaatatatatacttctgTAAAGTggtatttataatataataacgAAAAAAACTCTTTAGTAGATCTATAAATATGTTAGCATCACAATtagatttaaatattattcgcacaaaattagtttttcaAATCAATaccaatttatttaatattttgtgaATATTGAAATGTCGATACTGAAAACCGGGTTTATATTGACTTagattaaaaaagtttttacatacattttcaattttttttgataagccacgaaaattttaattttttgggccactattattttaaatatgtacACATCAAAAAAGATGAAATTAGTTCATATTGGTTAGCAGAGGTAGTGTATATTTTAAGATCATctattttcccatttttttaaatatttataactattttttttttgtaaaatttaaatttgtattaaattttaaacatacCAACTTGCTTTCTACAgatctttaaatttattttccgaAATGTTCTGGTTTACTTGATTTCCTTTTTGAATTTCTACGTATTATTAGCTTGTTTGAAAATTATGTGCATTTTGTTTCGATTTACCAATCCGTGTTATTTGAGTCCTTTTTTTCTAATTGCTATTTCTGAAcacattgtatggcttctttCGGCCCGAATTTGGAATTTGAATTTCTCCATATTGTGTTATCCTTTCAATATACATTTTCAAACGGACATAAACATTTTACCCACTTATATCTTCCTTTAGTGGGCCCAGCATCCCCACAaacttggcattaacaaaacATTTACCATTTTCAGTCAAGGAATTCACCTGCTCAGCTGATAGAATAATTACCGTCCCACTCCGGATCAATTCCGAGGGTCGAGTAGATTCTTGAATTGGGTAGGGACTTCCGGTGTACGATACCATACTCCCGGAGCCGTCCCCAAACGACGGCCATAATGTCAGACTGACTTTCAAGGGCAATGATTTTGAGGTAATAGTAGCAGCCCAAACCAGTGTTAGTCGCTCATCTCGATCGCAATTTCCCAGCAATTCACTCAACTTAACGTGCATTCTCATTATGCAGACCGGTAACAGATCTCCCACCATCATGGTATATCCAGATACTACTCTCTTCAGTTGCATTAAGGCCAGAACCTTTGCTCCTTTAGAGACGTCTGCCAAATTGAGGTCAAGTATCATTGATCTATTCAGTTCTAATTGCGCCACGATCGACAGCAAATGATCACAGGTGAAATGACAATTGATATGGAACCCATTCAGGCATTGTTGGCAATGTGGTTCAGGGCATGTGAACAAAACATTGACCTCCTTCAAGCTCTCAAATGAAATGGGTAAATTCACCCGTTTAGATCTATTTTTGAGGAAAACTTCGGGACACTCAACTAGTTCACAGGGACTCGCATCCGAATTTGAACAATTATAGCGAACACGTCGAACCTGAGATATATCATTGGCCAACTCTTTTTTAGCTTCTGATGTGGGCCATCCGAGAGATTGATGTTTGGGCAATAATTGACAGCTGAAGTACAGATATTTTTGTTGTGGCTTCAATGATACAAGCCCTGAATTTACACCTTGTATTTGTAAAAGTCTCTCCCTTTCAGTGCAGGATCTGATATCCCTTACCTTTGGGTACCTGGTTTTTACATAAATCGTTGGATACCTATTTTTTTCCGTATAAGATGGTCCTGATGGTTCCCGATGGTCTGTATTGTATATATAGCTATCGTATATCGCATTCAAATCAGCTTTCTGCTTCTCATTTGTGGACTTAAGCTTGTTGTTAAGAGAAGTAGCTATTTCCGGTAAATCCTGGGCAGTCTCGGCTATAATTTCATTTACACTATCTGGACTTTTATGAAGAGTTTTGTATATATAGTAATCTAATATCGCGTTCAAATCAGCTTTCTGCTTCTCATATGCGGACTTAAGATTGTTGTTAAAAGAAGTAGCTATTTCCGGTAAGTCCTGGGCAGTATCGGCTATAATTTCATTTACACTATCTGGACTTTTGTGAAGAGTTTCCATGGCTTTATCTTCTTGACTTTTCTGTGGAACTTCCTCATTCGCTTTGGTCACGTCTAAGGAACTACTTTGTCCGCGAGGAGAATCACTCGGGTTTTTGGCAACATCCAACGATTCCTGATGGTcttttttgtatatatatttatctaaTATCGCGTTCAAATCAGCTTTCTGCTTCTCATTTGTGGACCTAAGATTGTTGTTAAAAGAAGTAGCTATTTCCGGTAAATCCTGGGCAGTCTCGGCTATAATTTCATTTACACTATCTGGACTTTTATGAAGAGTTTCCAGGGGCTTATCTTCTTGACATTTTACTGGAACTTCCTCATTCGCTTTGGTAACGTCTGAGGAACTACTATGTTCGCGACGAGAATCACTCGGGTTTTTGGCAACATCCAAGGATTCAGGTTGAGGGTCCTCGGAGTCGTTCAAGCCGACTCGACTGCTGGAACTACTCGAAACGGTggttatattattattattcacGGGCTGCACCGATTCCACGAGGGAACTGTCGGAACTGGATCCCTTGAACTCCGATCTGTCCAATTCTGCTCTTACGTGTATCGGGAAGGTCATACTGCCACATTGGCCACAGATGAATTTTCTCTCCTCATCGCAGTCAAGACATTGGTAATGCCCCTCCAAGCACACACAAACGCGAAACGGTTGTGAATTCGAAAAGGGCACAACAGTCACTTTCTTGCAAACCGTACAATTCATGATGGAAAGGAATACAAAATTTATGATTTACTTATGTAGACTTTTAGATGTTGTCGTTACTAGGAATATCGAGTGAGTGTGAGACTGATAGGTAGAATGAGAGTGAATGCTAATGAAGGGCATGCTATAGAGGATACTGGTTAGTTCCTTGGATTTATGAACAAATTCGTAAaagttttttaacaaataaccatttttttgttaataaataataattaatgtATACAAAATCTACAAAATCTTTATGAAAGACctatattaaaaattgttggTTTCATTAGTTAACACCTAAATGAGGTCATACCTGGAGAGGTTCCACAAGTAATGTTCAAGTATTGCTGCTATAACCTTACAAGTACCGAAACATTATCGTTGGAACTATGTTGTTATGGAGTGCCATAGCACCCAAGTCATGAATTTTTAGCTAGAACTAATTGGGAATTATAAGTACCCATTAAACGGAactgttttaaattaaaattttcgaGGACTTGAGCAGTTgctaattattattgttattttgtTCTCGCTTTGCAGCTCCCCTTAAGTAACCTTTGGGATATAGTTCACATATCGAACGATCAAAATTAGTAGGGCCTTTTGCGTTGGCTGGAACGAGTCTTCGAAAAACATGTAAGCCAGCCCCGCACATTCAAAATTTCGCAAGTGGAATTCTCAACGGAACTCGAGGTCTGAATAGTGCAAAGTAGAAAACCAGGACTCGAATTTCTGACAGGATGTCCAGCGAGCAACTCGGCCGGCAACCGGAAACGGAAGGCAGCCACGAACAGGAAACGGAAGAAGAGCCCGAGGCCATGGAGCCCGAAGTGCCCTCGATCCCCAGTGTGGCCAGTTCCGTGGAGGAGAATGCACCCAGCACCAGCCGAACGGGGAAAACCACCGCACCACTCAGTGGCTGTGTGGTGCGAATCAAGCGCGAGCTGCAGGATATTCGAAAGCATCCGCCACCGAATTGCACCGCCGAAATGCAGAACGAGGATCTCTTCCGCTGGACGGCTGGTGTGAACGGGCCGGCTGGCTCCGTTTACGAGGGCGGTCACTTCCGGCTGGACATCCGATTTCCGGCCAGCTATCCCTTCCGGCCGCCTCGCATCCGGTTCACCACACGAATTTACCACTGCAACGTGGACAGCCGAGGCGCCATTTGCCTGGACGTCCTCGGGGAACGATGGTCGCCAGTGATGAATGTGTCCAAGGTTGGTTCGATTCCTTATGGGTTTATTAAATGTATCTGTAGGCTACGATCCAGTTCGACAAGTTATAGTGATTCTACAGGGTTTTGAAACACCCTAttaataagttttttttatgtttccCTTAAAACGAGAATGtttctaaatttaattataaatttaatattataaatttttttacaaattttttataaaatcgtaaattatgttttatatatattacattttaattaaaaaaccaTACTTTAATTTAAGATTTCTAACATTTTCCAAGCTTACCAAACATATgtttttatcaaaatgtttaaatttctATCATCActttctttaatttattttttatagttaaaaaaaaatgttttgaaaaatacTAAGCAAATCACACAACAATATTTTAACCAAAATGATCAATTTTCTAATTGtcaaattatataaattaaaatttttgtatatatCAAAAACCACTATTATTTGCTCTCCATTTACGTACTgcatttcaaaaaattatttttttgaataattctctaaaataatttaatcATTACTATTTAACATTAATTTTTGATATTCCTCAAACCACTAGGTTCTGCTGTCCATTTACTTGCTGATGAGTGAGTGCAACCCGGATGATCCGCTGGTCATGTGCATTGCCGATCAGTACAAGACCAATCGCAAGGAGCACGACAAGATCGCCAGACACTGGACGAAGCTGTTTGCGATGACCAAGGCGCAGGTTAAGGATGGGGAAGAGGATCAGGATCAggatcagagccaggtggaaaaTCAGACACAGGACCCAGTGCCAAGTCAGTCCAAATCCTAGCAGCCTGCAAAACAGCCAATGCCCAAGGACCAAATATAGGCCTATACTCCAAAATTACTTACTACATACAAAATCCGAATAAACTCATAACTCATTGGaacatataaataatattacaatttttctgAACCCAGAAATctctaaaaaaatatctttggTTGTAAAATGCAAAGGGATCATCATAATTGGAATGAATAATTAGTA includes these proteins:
- the LOC119556558 gene encoding uncharacterized protein LOC119556558, which codes for MNCTVCKKVTVVPFSNSQPFRVCVCLEGHYQCLDCDEERKFICGQCGSMTFPIHVRAELDRSEFKGSSSDSSLVESVQPVNNNNITTVSSSSSSRVGLNDSEDPQPESLDVAKNPSDSRREHSSSSDVTKANEEVPVKCQEDKPLETLHKSPDSVNEIIAETAQDLPEIATSFNNNLRSTNEKQKADLNAILDKYIYKKDHQESLDVAKNPSDSPRGQSSSLDVTKANEEVPQKSQEDKAMETLHKSPDSVNEIIADTAQDLPEIATSFNNNLKSAYEKQKADLNAILDYYIYKTLHKSPDSVNEIIAETAQDLPEIATSLNNKLKSTNEKQKADLNAIYDSYIYNTDHREPSGPSYTEKNRYPTIYVKTRYPKVRDIRSCTERERLLQIQGVNSGLVSLKPQQKYLYFSCQLLPKHQSLGWPTSEAKKELANDISQVRRVRYNCSNSDASPCELVECPEVFLKNRSKRVNLPISFESLKEVNVLFTCPEPHCQQCLNGFHINCHFTCDHLLSIVAQLELNRSMILDLNLADVSKGAKVLALMQLKRVVSGYTMMVGDLLPVCIMRMHVKLSELLGNCDRDERLTLVWAATITSKSLPLKVSLTLWPSFGDGSGSMVSYTGSPYPIQESTRPSELIRSGTVIILSAEQVNSLTENGKCFVNAKFVGMLGPLKEDISG
- the LOC119557160 gene encoding ubiquitin-conjugating enzyme E2 4, with protein sequence MSSEQLGRQPETEGSHEQETEEEPEAMEPEVPSIPSVASSVEENAPSTSRTGKTTAPLSGCVVRIKRELQDIRKHPPPNCTAEMQNEDLFRWTAGVNGPAGSVYEGGHFRLDIRFPASYPFRPPRIRFTTRIYHCNVDSRGAICLDVLGERWSPVMNVSKVLLSIYLLMSECNPDDPLVMCIADQYKTNRKEHDKIARHWTKLFAMTKAQVKDGEEDQDQDQSQVENQTQDPVPSQSKS